One Entomomonas asaccharolytica DNA segment encodes these proteins:
- a CDS encoding quinone-dependent dihydroorotate dehydrogenase, with translation MYKLIRPLIFSLDPETAHNVAIQGLKLRGKLGCVDSAPYLPVKVMGLNFTNPVGLAAGLDKNGEAIDGLASQGFGFIEVGTVTPRPQPGNPKPRIFRLPEAQAIINRMGFNNQGVDQLIANVKAKKYKGIVGINIGKNFDTPVEEAEKDYLICLEKVYPYADYITVNLSSPNTPGLRTLQFGDSLKKLLEQLKTRQQTLQQQHNRYVSLAIKIAPDMTEEETVLVANALVEAGMDAVIATNTTIARDAVKHLLHGNEAGGLSGAPLLEASTKTVQLLSEALQGKLPIIAAGGITTGAHAVQKLQAGASLVQVYTGFIYRGNELVYESVNAIKGAGVLPKN, from the coding sequence ATGTATAAGTTAATTCGCCCATTAATATTTTCGCTTGATCCAGAAACTGCACATAATGTTGCTATTCAAGGTTTAAAATTACGAGGTAAGTTAGGCTGTGTTGATAGCGCACCTTATTTACCTGTTAAGGTAATGGGGCTAAATTTTACTAATCCTGTTGGTTTGGCTGCTGGGCTTGATAAAAATGGTGAAGCAATTGATGGTCTTGCCTCTCAAGGTTTTGGTTTTATTGAAGTGGGGACAGTTACACCACGACCACAGCCAGGTAATCCAAAGCCAAGGATATTTCGCTTACCTGAGGCACAAGCCATTATTAATCGTATGGGATTTAATAATCAGGGCGTTGATCAATTAATAGCTAATGTTAAGGCAAAGAAATATAAAGGCATAGTGGGTATCAATATCGGTAAGAATTTTGACACGCCTGTAGAAGAAGCTGAAAAAGATTATTTGATTTGTTTAGAAAAAGTCTATCCTTACGCGGATTATATAACCGTTAATTTAAGCTCACCCAATACCCCTGGGCTTCGCACTTTACAGTTTGGGGATAGTTTAAAAAAATTATTAGAGCAATTAAAAACTCGCCAACAAACGTTACAGCAGCAACATAATCGTTATGTTTCTCTAGCCATAAAAATAGCACCTGATATGACAGAGGAAGAAACAGTATTGGTAGCAAACGCTTTAGTAGAGGCGGGGATGGATGCGGTTATTGCGACTAATACTACTATTGCTAGAGATGCCGTTAAGCATCTATTACATGGTAATGAGGCAGGTGGACTGTCTGGTGCGCCTTTATTAGAGGCGAGTACTAAAACAGTGCAATTATTATCAGAGGCCTTACAAGGTAAGCTGCCTATTATTGCAGCAGGTGGTATTACTACAGGTGCACATGCAGTGCAGAAGTTACAAGCAGGTGCTAGTCTGGTACAAGTTTATACAGGTTTTATTTATCGTGGCAATGAGTTAGTGTATGAGTCAGTGAATGCAATTAAAGGCGCAGGCGTTTTGCCTAAGAATTAA
- a CDS encoding methyltransferase domain-containing protein yields MSDRYFDELASHFAKKIYGGTKGAIRLAVLQADLRSILPNTPIRILDIGAGLGHISLWLAEQGHHVTVTEPSAVMLEGAREQFKQAGLNATFIEQPWQQLDFAEPFDLVICHAVLEWLADPLSILNTLKQLTHKKGWLSLAFYNKDALIYRNLLKRNFRKIKKQHFAGEKQSLTPQHPIDPTLLNEAMSTDWHIAKKSGIRVFSDYMPIQFKKMADLESLIEMELEYRNHPTFSGLGCYLHWLCQIKE; encoded by the coding sequence ATGTCTGATCGTTACTTTGATGAATTGGCGAGCCATTTTGCTAAGAAAATTTATGGCGGTACAAAAGGTGCTATTCGCTTAGCAGTACTACAAGCTGATTTACGCTCTATTCTGCCCAATACGCCTATTAGAATATTAGATATTGGGGCTGGGCTTGGCCATATATCACTGTGGTTAGCTGAACAAGGTCATCATGTAACGGTTACCGAACCCTCTGCCGTGATGCTCGAAGGAGCAAGAGAACAATTTAAACAAGCAGGACTAAATGCAACCTTTATTGAACAACCTTGGCAACAGTTAGATTTTGCAGAACCCTTTGATTTAGTAATATGTCATGCGGTATTAGAATGGTTAGCTGACCCGTTAAGTATTCTTAATACCTTAAAGCAATTAACCCATAAAAAGGGCTGGTTATCATTAGCCTTTTATAATAAAGATGCTTTAATTTATCGAAACTTATTAAAAAGAAACTTCCGAAAAATTAAAAAACAACATTTCGCTGGTGAAAAACAAAGCCTAACACCACAACATCCCATTGATCCGACATTGCTCAATGAAGCAATGAGTACAGATTGGCACATCGCTAAAAAAAGCGGTATCCGTGTGTTTTCTGATTATATGCCCATACAGTTTAAAAAAATGGCTGACTTAGAGAGCCTTATTGAAATGGAACTG